A window of the Paenibacillus woosongensis genome harbors these coding sequences:
- a CDS encoding right-handed parallel beta-helix repeat-containing protein — protein MKNHQEMKHYSEQEASSIKKVETERNTACYVLDPVEWGIHTNGTEAIKTTEGLNAALAYAKNAGYPEVFIPKGIYLIHGVGKNEFAPEREAGVKVPSHMKLTLDYEAELKVEPNSSKGYSCIYLREVENVSISGGILTGDLDEHVFSTDPIKTHEWGFGIYLHGSRNVSIENMKIRKFTGDCIFLGSVGVLGIDPDYAEPEKVTIRNCSLDGARRNNISITAGEHILVENNEITNAGTVKGTMPKAGIDIEGYGEGDIDYEVPCKIVVRGNFFRGNFRSSILNFNGYEVVIEGNHSDNTISYGNGTDTVISGNVLVRTDGTLTAIAGQRVSQGFDGNNVTIVGNIIKGFGSGIDARGKDVVVTGNTISHLGDTSGIGIDVWEAENIWVADNAVHRSQGLAYRVDSSKDVQLLNNKAFQSGRYAVEVDKSTEVILRGNVFNQCKGGIQITNRGKKDTQVLAEGNHIDFTGYTGQPAYAISFDKNSDVELKSNYIKGTRNVAIYGENTAGRAVKVADNEITASLSATAAIQIDGGQFGEFVGNRITFNRMATGGYGIILKNSENAIIAQNSIYSNTGHALSGSIVTEHSKATKVLNNLAVKGSMKLNTDTDMDRGNMVV, from the coding sequence ATGAAAAACCATCAAGAAATGAAGCATTACTCGGAGCAGGAAGCTAGTTCTATTAAAAAGGTGGAGACAGAGAGAAATACGGCATGTTATGTGCTTGATCCCGTGGAATGGGGCATCCATACAAACGGCACCGAAGCGATAAAGACGACAGAAGGCTTAAATGCGGCGCTTGCTTATGCGAAAAATGCTGGCTACCCTGAGGTGTTTATCCCGAAGGGAATTTATTTGATCCATGGCGTTGGCAAAAACGAATTTGCTCCGGAGAGAGAAGCGGGTGTCAAAGTTCCTTCCCACATGAAGCTTACACTGGATTATGAGGCTGAATTGAAGGTAGAGCCCAATAGTTCAAAAGGCTATTCCTGTATTTACCTTCGCGAAGTAGAGAACGTATCTATTTCAGGGGGGATTCTTACTGGCGACCTCGATGAACATGTTTTCAGCACAGATCCTATAAAGACGCATGAATGGGGATTTGGAATTTACCTTCATGGCAGCAGAAACGTTTCTATCGAGAATATGAAAATCAGAAAATTTACCGGGGACTGCATTTTCCTAGGTTCAGTAGGTGTGCTGGGCATTGATCCAGACTATGCAGAACCGGAAAAAGTAACGATTCGGAATTGCTCGCTGGATGGAGCACGGCGAAACAACATCTCGATTACGGCTGGTGAGCATATTTTAGTAGAAAATAATGAAATTACGAATGCAGGCACGGTAAAGGGCACCATGCCGAAAGCTGGCATTGATATTGAAGGATATGGCGAGGGGGATATCGATTATGAAGTCCCATGCAAGATCGTCGTGAGAGGGAACTTCTTCCGTGGTAATTTCAGATCGTCCATTCTAAATTTCAACGGTTATGAGGTGGTGATTGAAGGCAATCACTCCGATAATACCATTTCATATGGCAATGGAACGGATACGGTAATTAGTGGGAATGTGCTAGTGAGGACAGATGGGACACTTACGGCAATTGCTGGACAACGGGTGTCGCAAGGATTCGATGGTAACAATGTAACGATTGTCGGAAATATTATTAAAGGCTTCGGGAGCGGTATCGATGCCCGCGGAAAGGACGTGGTTGTGACAGGCAACACGATCTCCCATTTGGGTGATACAAGCGGCATAGGCATTGATGTATGGGAGGCGGAGAATATATGGGTTGCAGATAATGCCGTTCATCGTAGTCAAGGACTAGCTTACAGAGTAGATAGCAGTAAAGATGTACAGCTCTTGAACAACAAGGCATTCCAATCGGGGCGGTACGCCGTAGAAGTGGATAAGTCTACAGAGGTTATTTTGCGAGGCAACGTATTCAATCAGTGTAAGGGCGGCATTCAAATAACCAACCGTGGAAAAAAAGATACGCAGGTTTTGGCAGAAGGCAATCATATTGATTTTACTGGATATACGGGACAGCCTGCATATGCGATCAGCTTTGATAAAAATAGTGATGTCGAGCTTAAATCAAACTATATCAAAGGTACGCGCAATGTAGCTATTTATGGGGAGAACACGGCGGGTAGAGCTGTTAAAGTTGCGGATAATGAAATTACCGCCAGTCTCAGTGCGACTGCGGCGATCCAAATAGACGGCGGCCAGTTTGGCGAGTTTGTTGGCAACCGTATTACCTTTAATCGAATGGCAACCGGAGGTTACGGTATCATCCTGAAGAACAGCGAGAATGCGATTATTGCTCAAAACTCGATTTATTCAAACACGGGTCATGCGTTATCCGGTTCGATTGTGACGGAGCACTCCAAAGCTACAAAAGTGTTAAACAATTTAGCGGTTAAAGGGAGTATGAAATTGAACACGGATACGGATATGGATCGTGGAAATATGGTTGTTTGA
- the uvrA gene encoding excinuclease ABC subunit UvrA produces the protein MAIENIVIKGARAHNLKNIDITIPRDKFVVLTGLSGSGKSSLAFDTIYAEGQRRYVESLSAYARQFLGQMEKPDVDSIEGLSPAISIDQKTTSRNPRSTVGTVTEIYDYLRLLFARIGHPHCPEHGIEITSQTVEQMVDRIMQYPERTRLQILSPVISGKKGEHKSLFTEIAKQGFVRVRVDGEQRDLSENIELEKNKKHSIEVIVDRIVIKEDVRSRLADSIETALKMSGGQLLVDIIGQEELRFSSNFACPICGFSIEELSPRMFSFNSPFGACPECDGLGAKMIIDPELLIPNPNKSIEEGAFEAWAGSTSNYYPQFLKSVCEHYDIPQDVPVSELNKEQMDTLLYGTGSTKVRFRYTNDFGMSKDAYVTFEGIVHNLERRYRETSSEGIREFIEEFMGSKPCGTCKGHRLKKESLAVTINERNMAYVTSLSIGEARAFFDNLSLSEKEKTIAHMILKEINSRLGFLVNVGLDYLTMSRAAGTLSGGEAQRIRLATQIGSSLMGVLYILDEPSIGLHQRDNDRLISTLAHMRDLGNTLIVVEHDEDTMMAADYIIDIGPGAGMHGGQVVAQGTPQEVMDDPNSLTGQYLSGKRFIPVNTERRKPNGRWLEIKGAKENNLKNINVKFPIGVFSAVTGVSGSGKSTLVNEILYKTLARDLNRAKVRPGQYREIKGLEHVEKVVDIDQSPIGRTPRSNPATYTGVFDDIRDLFSQTTEAKVRGYKKGRFSFNIKGGRCEACRGDGIIKIEMHFLPDVYVPCEVCKGKRYNRETLEVKYKGKSIADVLEMTVEVATDFFQNIPKIHRKLETLLDVGLGYIKLGQPATTLSGGEAQRVKLASELYRRSTGKTIYILDEPTTGLHVDDIDRLLKVLHRLVDSGETVLVIEHNLDVIKTADYLIDLGPEGGSGGGTIIGTGTPEELAKNEQSYTGRYLKPILERDTKRTRELQL, from the coding sequence TTGGCCATTGAGAATATAGTCATTAAAGGCGCCAGGGCGCACAATTTGAAAAATATAGATATTACGATTCCGCGCGACAAGTTCGTGGTGCTAACCGGGCTCAGCGGATCAGGAAAATCCTCATTGGCATTCGATACGATTTATGCGGAAGGGCAGCGCCGCTATGTAGAATCCCTTTCCGCCTATGCGCGCCAATTTTTGGGGCAGATGGAGAAGCCGGACGTGGATTCCATTGAAGGCTTGTCCCCGGCGATTTCGATCGATCAGAAGACGACGAGCCGGAACCCGCGCTCCACGGTAGGTACCGTGACGGAAATTTACGACTATTTGCGATTATTATTCGCCAGGATTGGACATCCCCACTGTCCCGAACACGGCATCGAAATTACTTCGCAAACCGTAGAGCAGATGGTAGACCGGATTATGCAATATCCGGAGAGAACGAGGCTGCAGATTTTGTCGCCCGTCATTTCCGGCAAGAAGGGCGAGCATAAAAGCTTGTTCACGGAAATTGCCAAGCAGGGCTTCGTGCGGGTGCGAGTCGACGGAGAGCAGCGTGACCTGTCCGAAAATATCGAGCTGGAGAAAAATAAAAAGCATTCGATCGAGGTGATCGTGGACCGGATCGTCATTAAGGAGGACGTGCGGAGCCGGCTGGCGGATTCGATCGAGACGGCTCTGAAAATGTCCGGCGGACAGCTGCTCGTCGACATTATCGGCCAGGAGGAGCTGCGGTTCAGCTCGAATTTTGCCTGTCCGATCTGCGGTTTCAGCATTGAGGAGCTGTCTCCGCGGATGTTCTCCTTTAACAGTCCGTTCGGCGCCTGTCCGGAATGTGACGGGCTTGGGGCGAAGATGATCATTGACCCCGAGCTGCTCATACCGAATCCGAACAAGAGCATTGAAGAAGGCGCGTTCGAGGCTTGGGCGGGAAGCACGTCCAATTATTATCCGCAGTTTCTCAAATCAGTGTGCGAGCATTACGATATTCCGCAGGACGTGCCGGTCAGCGAGCTGAATAAGGAGCAGATGGACACGCTGCTCTATGGCACGGGCAGCACCAAAGTCCGTTTCCGTTATACGAACGACTTCGGCATGAGCAAGGACGCCTATGTCACGTTTGAAGGAATCGTACACAATTTGGAGCGCCGTTACCGGGAGACGTCTTCCGAAGGCATTCGCGAGTTCATTGAGGAATTTATGGGTTCCAAGCCGTGCGGGACGTGTAAGGGGCATCGTCTGAAGAAGGAGAGCCTGGCAGTAACGATCAATGAACGGAACATGGCTTATGTGACCAGTCTGTCGATAGGAGAGGCACGGGCGTTCTTTGACAATCTGAGCTTAAGCGAGAAAGAGAAGACCATTGCCCATATGATTCTCAAGGAAATCAACAGCCGTCTCGGCTTCCTGGTCAATGTCGGCCTCGACTATTTGACAATGAGCCGCGCAGCGGGAACGTTGTCCGGGGGCGAAGCGCAGCGCATCAGACTCGCTACGCAGATCGGATCGAGCCTGATGGGGGTACTTTATATTCTGGACGAGCCGAGCATCGGGCTGCATCAGAGAGATAACGACCGGCTCATTTCTACGCTGGCCCATATGCGCGATCTAGGCAACACGCTGATTGTCGTGGAGCATGACGAGGACACGATGATGGCTGCCGATTACATTATCGATATCGGCCCTGGCGCCGGCATGCATGGCGGGCAGGTCGTCGCACAAGGGACGCCGCAGGAAGTCATGGACGACCCGAACTCTCTGACCGGCCAATACTTGAGCGGCAAGAGGTTTATTCCGGTTAATACAGAGCGCCGGAAGCCGAACGGCCGCTGGCTGGAAATCAAGGGCGCTAAGGAGAATAATCTTAAGAATATTAACGTGAAGTTCCCAATTGGTGTGTTCAGCGCCGTGACGGGTGTGTCTGGATCAGGGAAATCGACGCTCGTAAATGAAATTTTATATAAAACGCTCGCCCGCGATTTGAATCGCGCTAAGGTACGTCCAGGTCAATACCGGGAAATCAAAGGGCTGGAGCATGTCGAGAAGGTCGTTGATATTGACCAGTCGCCAATCGGCCGCACGCCGCGATCGAACCCGGCAACGTATACAGGCGTATTTGACGATATTCGCGATCTGTTCTCCCAAACGACGGAAGCAAAGGTTCGCGGCTACAAGAAGGGGCGTTTCAGCTTCAACATTAAGGGAGGACGCTGTGAGGCGTGCCGCGGAGACGGGATTATCAAAATCGAGATGCACTTCCTGCCGGATGTGTACGTGCCTTGTGAAGTATGTAAAGGAAAACGATACAATCGCGAGACGCTGGAAGTGAAATACAAAGGGAAGAGCATTGCCGATGTGCTGGAAATGACGGTAGAAGTGGCAACGGACTTCTTTCAGAATATTCCGAAGATTCACCGCAAGCTGGAGACCCTGCTGGATGTAGGCCTTGGCTACATCAAACTGGGCCAGCCGGCCACAACGCTGTCCGGCGGGGAAGCCCAGCGGGTGAAGCTGGCTTCCGAGCTGTATCGCCGGAGCACGGGCAAGACGATCTACATTTTGGACGAGCCGACGACCGGGCTGCATGTCGATGACATCGACCGCCTGCTCAAGGTGCTGCACCGGTTGGTTGATTCTGGCGAAACAGTGCTTGTGATCGAACATAATCTTGACGTCATCAAGACGGCAGATTATCTTATCGATCTGGGCCCCGAGGGGGGCAGCGGCGGCGGTACCATTATCGGCACAGGCACGCCGGAGGAGCTCGCCAAGAATGAGCAATCCTATACGGGGCGTTACCTGAAGCCGATCCTGGAGCGCGATACGAAGCGAACCCGGGAGCTGCAGCTTTAG
- the uvrB gene encoding excinuclease ABC subunit UvrB, translating into MSDIVFSNNKFEIVSDFSPQGDQPSAIDQLVEGVKQGKRHQTLLGATGTGKTFTIAHTIARLGRPTLVIAHNKTLAAQLASEFKDFFPNNSVDYFVSYYDYYQPEAYIPSSDTYIEKDSSINEEIDKLRHSATSSLFERRDVIIVASVSCIYGLGSPMEYRDLVLSLRVGMERPRNQILSRLVDIQYQRNDINFVRGTFRVRGDVLEIFPASKGEQAVRIEFFGDEIERITEIDVLTGELVGEREHVAIFPASHFVTQEETMRIAIQNIERELEEQLELFRSQGKLLEAQRLEQRTRYDIEMMKEVGFCSGIENYSGPLTFRERGATPYTLLDYFPDDLLIVVDESHVTLPQIRAMYNGDQARKTVLVEHGFRLPSALDNRPLKFEEFEEKANQLIYVSATPGPYEIEHTDKMVEQIIRPTGLLDPIIEVRPTKGQIDDLIGEIQDRLEKDERVLVTTLTKKMAEDLTDYLKEIGIKVRYLHSDIKTLERMSILRDLRLGTFHVLVGINLLREGLDLPEVSLVAILDADKEGFLRSERSLIQTIGRAARNSEGRVLMYADQITESMDKAIKETERRRAIQIAYNGKHGITPQTIRKKVRDVIEATRVAESKSEYLADVGNGKMSKRDREAMIGRLEAEMKEAAKNLQFERAAELRDAILELKAE; encoded by the coding sequence ATGAGTGATATTGTCTTTAGCAACAATAAATTCGAGATTGTTTCCGATTTCTCTCCCCAGGGCGACCAGCCGTCGGCTATCGACCAGCTGGTAGAGGGTGTCAAGCAAGGCAAGCGCCATCAGACGCTGCTCGGCGCAACGGGCACCGGGAAGACGTTCACGATTGCCCATACGATCGCCAGACTCGGTCGCCCGACGCTTGTGATCGCCCATAACAAGACGCTGGCAGCTCAGCTAGCGAGCGAGTTCAAAGATTTTTTTCCAAACAACTCCGTAGATTACTTCGTTAGTTACTATGACTACTATCAGCCTGAAGCCTATATCCCATCCTCCGACACCTATATTGAAAAAGACTCCAGCATTAACGAAGAGATCGACAAGCTTAGACACTCGGCAACGAGCTCGCTGTTCGAACGGCGCGATGTCATCATCGTAGCCAGTGTGTCCTGCATATACGGTCTCGGTTCGCCAATGGAGTATCGCGATCTCGTGCTCTCTTTGCGGGTTGGCATGGAGCGGCCGCGCAATCAGATATTGAGCCGGCTGGTGGATATTCAGTATCAGCGGAATGATATCAACTTTGTGCGGGGCACGTTTCGGGTGCGCGGCGATGTCCTGGAGATCTTCCCGGCTTCCAAAGGGGAGCAGGCGGTGCGGATCGAGTTCTTCGGCGATGAGATCGAGCGGATCACGGAAATCGACGTGCTGACCGGGGAATTGGTGGGAGAACGCGAGCATGTGGCTATTTTCCCGGCCTCTCACTTCGTTACCCAGGAAGAGACGATGCGCATTGCGATCCAGAATATCGAACGGGAATTGGAGGAGCAGCTCGAGCTGTTCCGCTCGCAGGGCAAGCTGCTGGAAGCGCAGCGCCTGGAACAGCGTACGCGTTACGATATTGAAATGATGAAGGAAGTCGGTTTTTGCTCGGGGATTGAGAACTACTCCGGTCCGCTGACTTTCCGGGAGCGCGGGGCTACCCCATATACTTTGCTGGATTATTTTCCGGACGATTTGCTGATCGTGGTGGATGAGTCGCACGTTACCTTGCCGCAGATCAGGGCGATGTACAACGGTGACCAGGCGCGGAAAACGGTGCTTGTTGAGCATGGGTTCCGGCTGCCTTCGGCGCTGGATAACCGTCCGCTGAAATTCGAGGAGTTCGAGGAGAAGGCGAATCAGCTGATTTATGTGTCTGCGACGCCCGGCCCTTACGAGATTGAGCATACGGATAAAATGGTGGAGCAAATCATCCGCCCGACCGGACTGCTTGACCCGATCATTGAGGTCCGTCCGACGAAGGGACAAATCGACGATCTGATCGGCGAGATCCAGGATCGCCTGGAGAAGGATGAGCGGGTGCTGGTCACCACGCTTACGAAGAAGATGGCCGAGGACCTGACGGATTATTTAAAAGAAATCGGCATTAAGGTGCGCTATCTGCATTCCGATATCAAGACGCTGGAGCGGATGAGCATCCTGCGGGATCTGCGGCTGGGCACCTTCCATGTGCTTGTCGGCATCAACCTGCTGCGGGAAGGCCTCGACCTGCCTGAGGTGTCGCTGGTAGCGATACTGGATGCGGATAAGGAAGGCTTCCTGCGCTCGGAGCGCTCTTTGATCCAGACGATTGGCCGGGCTGCCCGGAACTCCGAGGGACGCGTGCTCATGTACGCCGACCAGATTACGGAGTCGATGGACAAAGCGATCAAGGAGACGGAACGCCGCCGCGCGATTCAGATCGCCTACAACGGGAAGCACGGCATCACGCCGCAGACAATTCGCAAGAAGGTGCGCGATGTCATCGAGGCGACGCGTGTGGCCGAGAGCAAGAGCGAGTACCTGGCCGATGTGGGCAACGGCAAGATGTCCAAGCGCGATCGCGAGGCGATGATCGGACGCCTGGAGGCCGAGATGAAGGAAGCGGCCAAGAACCTGCAATTCGAACGCGCCGCAGAGCTGCGCGACGCTATTCTCGAGCTCAAGGCGGAGTAA
- a CDS encoding flagellar motor protein, whose protein sequence is MDIATIIGIIIGLAALIGGFLWEGGEVGGLMQLTAALIVFGGTFAAVMISFPLRRLKTIPRALKLAFTSANASAGQLVEDIVDMAMTARREGVLSLEKKIIDHSDAYLREGIQLVVDGTDREMVQQIMEYEMDAAQQKYESYAKIFESAGGYAPTMGIIGTVMGLIHVLGSLTEPTALGPSIALAFTATLYGVASANLIFLPIASKIKARGEDDISRMEMILEGVLSVQNGDHPLLVRRKMESFLTDINDGLPASVPSASASSSSRSSSSTSFMENDL, encoded by the coding sequence ATGGATATCGCAACGATTATTGGCATTATCATTGGACTGGCCGCCTTGATCGGCGGATTTTTATGGGAGGGCGGAGAGGTCGGTGGCCTCATGCAGCTTACAGCTGCTCTGATCGTTTTCGGCGGCACGTTTGCCGCGGTCATGATCAGCTTCCCCCTGCGCAGATTAAAGACGATTCCCCGGGCTTTGAAGCTCGCTTTTACATCCGCGAACGCGAGCGCGGGGCAACTGGTTGAAGACATCGTCGATATGGCTATGACGGCGAGACGCGAAGGCGTTCTCTCCCTGGAGAAGAAAATTATCGATCATTCCGACGCCTATTTGCGCGAAGGGATTCAGCTTGTCGTTGACGGCACGGACCGGGAAATGGTCCAGCAGATTATGGAATACGAAATGGATGCGGCCCAACAGAAATACGAAAGCTATGCCAAAATATTCGAATCCGCCGGCGGTTATGCCCCGACGATGGGGATCATCGGCACGGTCATGGGGCTCATCCATGTCCTGGGTAGTCTGACGGAGCCTACGGCACTCGGCCCCTCGATCGCTTTGGCTTTTACAGCTACACTTTACGGGGTCGCCAGCGCCAACCTCATCTTCCTGCCGATCGCCTCCAAGATCAAGGCTCGCGGAGAAGACGATATCAGCCGCATGGAAATGATCCTGGAAGGCGTATTGTCCGTGCAAAATGGAGATCATCCGCTACTCGTACGGCGGAAAATGGAGTCCTTCTTGACCGATATCAACGACGGCCTGCCAGCTTCTGTGCCTTCAGCTTCTGCTTCGTCCTCGTCCAGGTCTTCATCATCAACTTCCTTCATGGAGAATGACCTATGA
- a CDS encoding flagellar motor protein MotB — MRQRNNRQRRREGAETKDRWLITYADLITLLLIFFVIMYAMSRLDIEKYEVVTASLQQTFKSGDSVLENGSGILGTADRFTHRNPPSGGELGTNQKGNNGKDAQGPDQNQGSEPTLGASSQGPLTERELAFRKQEEELLNLMKMIEAYIKDNGLEDQITVADLPKGISITLSDRFLFDVGKAELKEGSAKTLSKLASLFGTLDTVISIEGHTDNLPIVHASKYKDNWELSGARALSVLRYFVDTEKLDPNGFQYAGYADTRPDADNSTEAGRQKNRRVEITVLRQLQQ; from the coding sequence ATGAGGCAGCGCAACAACAGACAACGCCGAAGAGAAGGAGCAGAGACCAAGGACCGCTGGCTGATTACTTATGCCGACCTGATCACACTGCTGCTGATTTTCTTTGTTATTATGTACGCCATGAGCCGTCTCGACATTGAAAAATATGAAGTGGTCACCGCTTCACTGCAGCAGACGTTCAAAAGCGGGGACTCGGTTCTGGAAAATGGCAGCGGGATTCTCGGCACGGCCGACCGCTTTACGCATCGCAATCCTCCTTCCGGAGGTGAGCTTGGTACGAATCAGAAGGGAAACAACGGCAAGGACGCTCAGGGTCCCGATCAGAACCAGGGCAGTGAACCCACGCTGGGAGCATCCTCGCAAGGACCGCTTACAGAGCGTGAGCTCGCCTTCCGCAAGCAGGAGGAGGAGCTGCTCAATTTAATGAAAATGATCGAAGCTTATATAAAAGATAACGGACTGGAGGATCAAATCACGGTAGCCGATCTGCCCAAGGGCATCTCCATCACCTTAAGCGACCGTTTCCTGTTCGATGTAGGCAAAGCCGAGCTCAAAGAAGGCTCAGCCAAAACGCTGTCCAAGCTCGCCAGCCTGTTCGGCACGCTCGACACGGTCATCAGCATCGAAGGGCACACGGACAATCTGCCGATCGTCCATGCCTCGAAATACAAGGATAACTGGGAGTTGTCTGGAGCCAGAGCCTTGTCCGTGCTTCGCTATTTCGTCGACACAGAGAAGCTCGACCCGAACGGGTTTCAATATGCCGGATACGCGGACACCCGTCCCGACGCCGACAACTCCACCGAAGCCGGGCGCCAGAAAAATCGCCGCGTCGAAATCACTGTGCTGCGGCAGCTTCAGCAATAG
- a CDS encoding PDZ domain-containing protein has protein sequence MDTVLEVLWMLAEAAGQLLLQPFYYIAIILMMLIYRRQVLLERKLFHVRLHSWGVQTWRTVLGGLLAGLFVSLVSLFTGMTLTVEGIICVWAVTLLLLLFRVRYLCLAYAVGLLGMAQFIINLVPGLQGQGWTAEILRVIRELNIPALLCLVAVLHVAEGFLVRWQGASFAGPLFFEGKRGKLVGGYQLQSLWPVPLFLMIPAHTTGAMLPWTPLFGGEAWQEGFQWIAFPIVIGFSEVTTGLLPRAKAKVSSGRLLGYGMIMLVLALLSAWWSPLTIAAALAGILLHEGLVWLSRFEEQKRSPLFVHPVDGLRVLAVLPGSPAEELGIQAGETIIKVNGTPVATKEELHAGLRMNPAFCKLEVRNLAGESKFLQRAIYAGEHHQLGAILAPDDQAPVAVRMRPIALLHLLRPRREGESFRGGSRRSAGRQRAKKLADKPQPSQQQELGAETEG, from the coding sequence TTGGATACCGTGCTTGAAGTTCTGTGGATGCTGGCTGAAGCGGCAGGGCAGCTTCTCCTGCAGCCATTCTATTATATTGCGATTATTCTAATGATGCTTATTTATAGACGTCAGGTGCTGCTGGAGCGCAAGCTGTTTCATGTCAGGCTGCACAGTTGGGGTGTACAGACCTGGCGGACGGTACTGGGAGGGCTTTTGGCAGGACTTTTCGTTTCGCTTGTCTCGCTGTTTACCGGAATGACTTTAACGGTGGAAGGAATTATCTGCGTTTGGGCTGTTACGCTGCTCCTCCTATTATTCCGCGTCCGCTACTTATGTCTGGCTTATGCTGTGGGGCTGCTTGGCATGGCCCAGTTTATTATTAATTTGGTTCCGGGTTTGCAAGGCCAGGGGTGGACTGCTGAGATATTGCGCGTGATCCGGGAGCTTAATATTCCGGCTCTTTTGTGCCTGGTAGCCGTGCTGCATGTAGCTGAAGGGTTTCTGGTGCGCTGGCAGGGGGCGTCCTTTGCGGGGCCGTTGTTTTTTGAAGGGAAGCGCGGCAAGCTGGTTGGCGGCTACCAATTGCAGAGCCTGTGGCCAGTTCCGCTGTTTCTGATGATACCGGCGCACACGACGGGGGCCATGTTGCCATGGACTCCGTTATTCGGCGGGGAAGCCTGGCAGGAAGGCTTTCAGTGGATTGCGTTTCCGATTGTGATTGGCTTTTCGGAGGTAACTACGGGACTGCTGCCGCGGGCTAAAGCAAAGGTATCTTCTGGCCGTTTGCTCGGCTATGGGATGATTATGCTGGTTTTGGCGCTGTTAAGCGCATGGTGGAGTCCGCTGACGATAGCCGCTGCGCTGGCGGGCATTCTTTTACATGAAGGACTGGTTTGGCTCAGCCGTTTCGAGGAGCAGAAGCGCAGTCCGCTGTTCGTCCATCCTGTTGACGGGCTCAGAGTGCTAGCGGTGCTGCCGGGAAGCCCTGCCGAGGAGCTTGGCATCCAGGCTGGCGAGACGATCATTAAGGTTAACGGCACTCCGGTGGCTACGAAGGAGGAGCTTCATGCCGGGCTTCGCATGAATCCCGCCTTCTGCAAGCTGGAGGTACGCAACCTCGCGGGTGAGAGCAAGTTCCTGCAGCGCGCAATTTACGCAGGGGAGCATCATCAGCTGGGCGCCATTCTGGCGCCGGACGATCAAGCGCCTGTTGCTGTGCGGATGCGGCCGATTGCGCTTTTGCATCTGCTCCGTCCGCGCCGCGAGGGAGAGTCGTTCCGTGGCGGGTCTCGCCGATCCGCCGGAAGGCAAAGGGCCAAGAAGCTGGCGGACAAGCCGCAGCCGTCCCAGCAGCAGGAGCTGGGGGCCGAGACGGAAGGCTAG